A DNA window from Fundidesulfovibrio soli contains the following coding sequences:
- a CDS encoding tyrosine-type recombinase/integrase: protein MGYTWHQSKHEGVRYREHPTRKHGIKPDQYFAIRYRVDGKRHEEGLGWASQGWTAQKATLELSKLKEAHRTGEGAATLAEKRAQAEADRKARFEAEARKIREALTFYEFFTTHYAPHASQDKKASSFVREDSLFRHWISKAIGSRPLRMIGAVDLERLKQTMAKAKLKPRTIEYALAVVRQVYNHARRTGFYEGDSPTKLVKKPKVNNARLRYLEHAEANALLETLASTSQDTYAMALLSLHCGLRFGEIAALSWNNVDLTRKVLTLLDTKHGDRIVPMTKSVHEMLQARAAEGDSGILFPRPPLRPWKGIASRHEGMKTSGVRPEAPSTFKRAVTELGLNEGREDSRERVCFHTLRHTFASWHVLAGTDLYTLGKLMGHKTPTMTARYGHLSPEGAARATRAFEASMTQYGRGANVAPIGHATP from the coding sequence ATGGGCTACACGTGGCACCAGTCGAAACATGAAGGCGTCAGATACCGGGAGCACCCGACACGGAAACACGGGATCAAGCCTGACCAGTATTTCGCCATCCGCTATCGGGTGGATGGCAAGCGCCATGAAGAGGGCCTGGGCTGGGCAAGCCAGGGTTGGACCGCCCAGAAAGCAACGCTTGAACTGTCCAAACTCAAGGAAGCCCACAGAACCGGCGAGGGCGCGGCAACCCTGGCAGAGAAGCGCGCCCAGGCCGAGGCGGATCGCAAAGCCCGATTTGAGGCAGAAGCAAGGAAAATCCGGGAAGCCCTGACCTTCTACGAATTCTTCACTACTCATTACGCTCCCCACGCCAGTCAGGACAAGAAAGCCTCTTCGTTCGTCCGCGAGGATTCTCTCTTCCGCCATTGGATTTCCAAAGCCATCGGCAGCCGCCCTCTGCGCATGATCGGCGCGGTGGACCTTGAACGCCTCAAGCAAACCATGGCGAAGGCCAAGCTCAAGCCCCGCACAATCGAGTATGCCCTGGCCGTCGTGCGCCAAGTGTACAACCATGCCCGACGGACAGGGTTCTACGAAGGGGACTCGCCCACCAAGCTTGTGAAGAAGCCCAAGGTGAACAACGCCAGGCTACGCTACCTTGAGCACGCGGAGGCTAATGCGCTCTTAGAGACCCTCGCGTCGACTAGCCAAGACACATACGCCATGGCCCTCCTTTCTCTTCATTGCGGCCTCAGGTTTGGCGAGATCGCCGCCCTATCTTGGAACAACGTTGACCTCACAAGAAAGGTTCTGACCCTCTTGGACACCAAGCACGGGGATCGGATCGTACCAATGACCAAGAGCGTACACGAGATGCTCCAAGCACGTGCCGCTGAAGGGGACTCCGGAATCCTGTTCCCTCGCCCACCACTACGTCCTTGGAAAGGCATTGCATCGCGCCACGAAGGGATGAAGACAAGCGGCGTCCGTCCAGAGGCGCCTTCCACGTTCAAACGGGCAGTCACAGAACTTGGCCTCAACGAAGGCCGTGAAGACTCCCGGGAGCGCGTCTGCTTCCACACCCTCCGCCACACGTTCGCCAGTTGGCATGTCCTCGCCGGTACAGACCTCTACACGCTAGGCAAGCTCATGGGCCACAAAACCCCGACCATGACCGCCCGGTACGGCCACCTGAGCCCTGAGGGCGCGGCCAGGGCCACGCGAGCCTTCGAGGCCTCCATGACACAGTACGGAAGGGGCGCCAACGTGGCCCCTATTGGCCATGCCACCCCATGA
- a CDS encoding FtsK/SpoIIIE domain-containing protein, producing the protein MPNYYSKLIKHARFYISKAFHRFFAGQEEKTLENLFTLIGIEHFVLKLNNIARNGYIIRTLAKVNDDKIRLIKILISIFRGVQVDMHDICEESLTAIVPSPNNKTYNYEDMHTLAEYMNSKDGDVQILLGRQPAGTLCTHDLSHENNILIGGATGSGKSMLLHGIIMSLRLKYGEQNISIILFDAKKVEFIGYIGDKFLQDISLYPEELGFGFQVIKMIIDDRRRMLVESRSRDYISHNKKMQMENRNHDLLLPIIVIMDEINEIWRSLKGTVSEQCKNMLIEHAGSGRALGISFIVATQRPDSSMLDRLTNQNMFTRVSFYLPSHYDSQAVLGMSGAQKLNSTRTMYVKKLNTPELIEVRPIFFDQSTIYT; encoded by the coding sequence ATGCCAAATTATTACTCAAAATTGATCAAGCACGCACGCTTCTATATCAGCAAGGCATTCCATCGCTTCTTTGCTGGACAGGAAGAGAAGACGCTTGAAAATTTATTCACATTGATTGGCATTGAACATTTTGTTCTGAAATTAAACAACATTGCACGCAATGGTTACATTATTAGAACATTAGCCAAGGTCAATGACGACAAAATCAGATTGATAAAAATACTAATAAGCATTTTTCGCGGTGTCCAAGTGGACATGCATGACATATGCGAAGAGTCTCTAACAGCAATCGTCCCATCGCCAAACAACAAAACATACAACTACGAAGATATGCACACATTAGCGGAGTATATGAACAGCAAAGACGGCGACGTACAAATTCTACTCGGAAGACAACCGGCCGGAACGTTATGCACCCATGACCTTTCCCACGAAAACAACATACTAATAGGAGGCGCCACAGGGTCCGGCAAAAGCATGCTTCTGCACGGCATCATCATGTCCCTGCGATTAAAGTATGGAGAACAAAATATATCCATCATACTCTTTGACGCCAAAAAAGTTGAGTTCATAGGCTATATCGGAGACAAATTTCTTCAGGATATATCACTATATCCAGAGGAATTAGGATTTGGTTTTCAGGTAATAAAAATGATAATTGACGACAGACGTAGAATGCTTGTTGAGAGCAGGTCAAGGGACTACATTTCGCATAACAAAAAAATGCAGATGGAAAACCGGAATCACGACTTATTGCTGCCAATTATTGTAATCATGGATGAAATCAATGAAATCTGGAGAAGCCTCAAAGGCACAGTGTCTGAGCAGTGCAAGAACATGTTGATTGAGCACGCTGGTTCAGGAAGAGCACTTGGTATCAGCTTTATCGTCGCAACACAACGCCCTGACTCAAGCATGCTAGACAGACTTACAAACCAAAACATGTTTACACGCGTAAGCTTTTATCTCCCCAGCCACTATGATTCGCAAGCAGTCCTGGGCATGTCAGGCGCCCAAAAATTAAACAGCACAAGGACTATGTACGTAAAAAAATTGAACACTCCTGAACTAATAGAAGTCAGGCCGATCTTTTTTGACCAGTCAACAATTTATACCTAA
- the rmuC gene encoding DNA recombination protein RmuC: MNGFDQLFSLAVPPIVLLVISAFTATLLIVLLFRAKPVDLQPVTSEIQLVGKELERIERALKDEISRSRAELAQMAKGQREELSGLLAKFGDGVLSRTAEMATEQKDRFDGFASRIDKLVSTTELRLEQIREVTVQASQELRKEVMESVRVLAESLNSQMALQAKTQGSQLDAFSSRIDNLAQTLAARVDSLTQATEQRLDGIREEISLSSKGLREETVNNLTVITTKVGEMHKGNDLRFDALRCALENQLKHILETTSQKTDQMRQVITDNAKQGREEMGKGLQTFGESLDARMNKLTESNEQKMEALRGIVEAKLTQLQQDNETKLEQMRKTVDEQLHGALEKRLGESFKLVSDRLEQVHKGLGEMQNLATGVGDLKRVLTNVKARGTWGEVQLERLLDQIFSPGQYMKNVCTKEGSREQVEFAVRIAGRSEDDSEMLLPIDSKCPVEDYERLLAALDANDLVQAEASSKQLENRLKLCGKDIHDKYLNPPKTTSYGVMFLPSEGLYAEALRRPGLVETLQREYRVVIAGPTTLAAILSSVQMGIAINQITKRSTEVWKILGAVKVEFKKYGDTVDKVRKSITAAANNLESVSTRSRAIERKLRSVEELPEAESQGVLEDLVVETEACEEMS; encoded by the coding sequence ATGAACGGCTTTGATCAACTGTTTTCACTGGCTGTACCCCCCATCGTCCTGCTCGTTATTTCCGCGTTTACGGCAACACTCCTTATCGTCCTCCTTTTCAGGGCAAAGCCTGTTGATCTTCAGCCAGTCACCAGCGAGATCCAACTCGTGGGCAAGGAGCTGGAGAGGATTGAAAGGGCCCTCAAGGACGAAATTTCCAGGAGCAGGGCAGAGTTGGCCCAGATGGCCAAGGGGCAGAGGGAGGAACTCTCCGGCCTCCTGGCCAAGTTCGGGGATGGAGTGCTCTCCCGAACAGCCGAGATGGCTACGGAGCAAAAGGATCGTTTTGACGGCTTTGCTTCCCGGATCGACAAGCTCGTCTCGACCACGGAATTGCGCCTTGAGCAGATCAGGGAGGTCACGGTCCAGGCATCCCAGGAATTGCGCAAGGAAGTCATGGAAAGCGTCAGGGTCCTCGCGGAATCACTGAACTCCCAAATGGCCTTGCAGGCCAAGACGCAGGGGAGTCAGCTGGATGCCTTCTCTTCGCGGATAGATAACCTCGCTCAGACGCTTGCAGCCCGCGTGGACAGCCTCACCCAGGCCACAGAGCAAAGGCTTGACGGCATCCGCGAGGAGATCTCCCTGAGTTCCAAGGGTCTCAGAGAGGAGACGGTCAACAACCTCACCGTCATAACGACCAAGGTCGGCGAGATGCACAAGGGCAATGACCTGAGGTTCGACGCGCTCCGCTGCGCCTTGGAGAATCAGCTGAAGCACATCCTGGAGACAACCTCCCAGAAGACTGACCAGATGCGGCAAGTGATAACGGACAACGCCAAGCAGGGCCGCGAGGAGATGGGCAAGGGACTGCAGACGTTTGGAGAGTCCCTGGACGCCAGGATGAACAAGCTGACCGAGTCGAATGAACAGAAGATGGAGGCTCTGAGGGGCATTGTGGAGGCCAAGCTCACCCAGTTGCAGCAAGACAACGAGACCAAGCTCGAGCAGATGCGCAAGACCGTGGATGAACAGTTGCACGGAGCCCTGGAGAAGCGCCTGGGCGAAAGCTTCAAGCTCGTGAGCGACCGCCTTGAACAGGTCCACAAGGGCCTGGGAGAGATGCAGAACCTAGCCACAGGTGTTGGCGACCTCAAACGTGTCCTGACCAACGTCAAAGCCCGCGGAACATGGGGCGAGGTGCAGCTGGAGCGTTTGCTGGACCAGATTTTCAGCCCCGGCCAATACATGAAAAATGTCTGCACGAAGGAAGGCAGCAGGGAGCAGGTGGAGTTCGCAGTGCGTATCGCCGGGAGAAGCGAGGATGACAGCGAGATGCTGCTCCCCATCGACTCCAAATGTCCAGTCGAGGACTATGAACGTCTTCTTGCCGCTCTTGACGCGAATGATCTTGTTCAGGCCGAGGCTTCCAGCAAGCAACTGGAGAACCGGTTGAAGCTCTGCGGCAAGGACATTCACGACAAGTACCTCAATCCGCCCAAGACCACTTCATACGGTGTCATGTTCCTGCCATCCGAAGGGCTCTATGCCGAGGCCCTCAGGCGCCCTGGCCTAGTCGAGACCCTGCAGCGCGAATACAGGGTTGTGATTGCCGGCCCGACGACCCTTGCCGCCATCCTGTCCAGCGTCCAGATGGGCATCGCCATAAACCAGATCACCAAGCGATCAACTGAGGTATGGAAGATCCTCGGGGCCGTGAAGGTCGAATTCAAAAAATACGGGGATACGGTCGACAAAGTCCGTAAGAGCATCACTGCAGCGGCAAACAACCTTGAATCTGTTTCGACGCGTTCCAGAGCGATTGAGCGGAAATTGCGTAGTGTCGAGGAGCTCCCCGAAGCCGAGTCGCAGGGTGTCCTTGAGGACTTGGTGGTGGAAACGGAAGCTTGTGAGGAGATGAGTTGA
- a CDS encoding PcfJ domain-containing protein: MHIPKVLPTRILGACLYGDGVLQLDTFHLTPQRWRILPWDAGLEIWLREKNEWTMQTVPPEVILVHASTRIRASAAIKEFVASLPLATREAVGRFSWRQLALLSLSRRSARFLDLLWNCPPLAWMLADAFARGIIPNAEVMNLASCKRAEIVRRLTGRSVPGQLGLLGKVVIKDGSLSELEALKTAMSRDQVPWVLRHAQSVPLTNLEPLLSSGAFLASRFTRFEAEAQQSPHALRIAMALARDCVAMAGELGIADGQRIVMQAGSVAALRKLHDAWQGRFLAECKHAEGPPGKRPPLPVEPVRAPIDGDRFQGRGPGPEAERIQPQPGPAEVHYPPPPFPGSDAIQPITSRAELRREGAEMRHCVGSYHSRVLSGECYIYRVLSPTRATLELRLGKTKRIGQIKGYANRKVSDITRASIRAWFKGCLVDLLHK; this comes from the coding sequence ATGCACATCCCGAAAGTGCTGCCCACAAGAATCCTGGGCGCGTGCCTGTATGGGGACGGGGTTCTACAACTGGACACGTTTCATCTGACCCCGCAGCGTTGGAGGATATTGCCATGGGATGCCGGCCTGGAGATCTGGCTGCGTGAGAAGAATGAGTGGACGATGCAAACGGTTCCACCGGAAGTCATCCTTGTTCACGCATCGACTCGCATACGTGCATCGGCTGCCATAAAAGAGTTCGTCGCCTCTCTCCCGCTCGCAACGCGAGAGGCCGTGGGAAGGTTTTCATGGCGACAGTTGGCTCTTCTGAGCCTGAGCAGAAGGTCGGCGCGGTTTTTGGATCTCCTCTGGAACTGCCCGCCCCTGGCATGGATGCTTGCCGATGCTTTCGCGAGGGGAATCATCCCAAACGCGGAGGTGATGAACCTTGCATCGTGCAAACGTGCGGAAATCGTCAGAAGGCTCACAGGTCGGTCAGTGCCGGGGCAGCTAGGACTGCTTGGCAAAGTGGTGATCAAAGACGGTTCACTGAGCGAGTTGGAAGCCCTCAAAACTGCGATGAGCCGGGACCAAGTACCCTGGGTCCTCAGACACGCGCAAAGCGTGCCGCTGACCAACCTTGAGCCTCTGTTGTCAAGTGGGGCATTCCTGGCGAGCCGATTCACAAGGTTTGAGGCCGAGGCACAGCAATCCCCTCATGCGTTGAGGATAGCAATGGCCTTGGCCCGTGACTGCGTGGCCATGGCCGGCGAGTTGGGTATTGCGGACGGACAAAGGATTGTCATGCAGGCCGGGAGTGTGGCCGCTCTCAGAAAGTTGCATGATGCTTGGCAGGGGCGTTTTCTGGCGGAGTGCAAGCACGCTGAAGGGCCTCCCGGAAAACGACCGCCTCTCCCGGTGGAGCCGGTTCGTGCGCCGATTGACGGAGACCGGTTTCAGGGCAGGGGCCCTGGCCCGGAGGCCGAACGGATTCAACCTCAGCCGGGTCCGGCAGAGGTACACTATCCTCCACCGCCCTTTCCCGGCTCCGACGCCATCCAGCCGATTACCTCCAGGGCGGAATTACGTCGGGAGGGGGCCGAAATGAGGCACTGCGTCGGCAGCTACCACTCCAGGGTGTTGTCAGGAGAGTGCTATATCTACCGGGTCCTGTCTCCGACACGGGCCACTCTCGAACTCCGGCTCGGGAAAACAAAACGTATAGGCCAGATCAAGGGTTATGCGAACAGGAAGGTAAGCGACATAACGAGGGCTTCTATTCGTGCCTGGTTCAAAGGTTGTCTCGTTGATCTCCTGCACAAATAG
- a CDS encoding PcfJ domain-containing protein, translating to MILDEQYCSFDDRKGMLSVDLQDFIGQRSGLLRIHPWGGAVLVERLSEDGEGWEEASFDCLVVSDEVDALPSSHPMRRYAESIPDWARRCVRQFGMNQLPLLRILSINPKAAQLARHAPLVFWMLPACLPTEFDRSEVLALTAKTRREILLHAIGDGTKSLLKFISKIRNLTFDPLDFELLTILFASPDWKKLRHLEALNWDVLKVFAREKGWFEYSGIRSLIHGEDSVEVIREVTLWRRLTADVCRLAHVMRQPDPSTDLKRLQSLRQLQALHDSLAARLNSQRKAEFEERYGKPFPPPPIPGNDAIQPITSAGDLFQEGVAMHHCVGSYVERVFAGKCFIYRVLSPQAATLELLITADGKLRLGQLKIACNGQPTEDTFTSVRRWLDEGVGKIAR from the coding sequence ATGATCCTTGATGAACAGTACTGCTCCTTCGATGACCGCAAGGGGATGCTCTCTGTGGACCTCCAGGACTTCATCGGCCAGAGGTCCGGCCTGTTGCGCATTCATCCTTGGGGAGGGGCGGTTCTCGTCGAACGCCTGAGTGAGGACGGGGAAGGCTGGGAGGAGGCCAGTTTCGATTGCCTGGTTGTTTCAGACGAGGTGGACGCCTTGCCCTCGTCTCACCCGATGCGCCGATACGCGGAGTCTATCCCGGACTGGGCCAGGCGTTGCGTCCGGCAGTTCGGCATGAACCAACTGCCTCTGTTGCGCATTCTGAGCATCAACCCCAAGGCTGCCCAGTTGGCGCGCCATGCGCCGCTGGTGTTCTGGATGCTGCCCGCGTGTCTCCCGACGGAATTCGACAGGAGCGAAGTCTTGGCCCTAACGGCCAAGACAAGGCGGGAAATCCTGCTCCACGCGATAGGAGATGGAACGAAATCATTGCTGAAATTCATCAGCAAGATTCGCAATCTCACCTTCGATCCGCTCGATTTCGAATTGCTCACCATCCTGTTTGCCTCGCCGGATTGGAAAAAACTACGGCACCTTGAGGCGTTGAACTGGGATGTTCTCAAGGTGTTCGCGAGGGAGAAGGGATGGTTCGAATACTCAGGGATTCGAAGCCTGATACATGGAGAGGACTCGGTCGAAGTAATTCGTGAAGTCACTCTCTGGCGGAGGCTTACAGCTGACGTCTGCAGATTGGCGCACGTGATGCGTCAGCCGGATCCATCCACCGATTTGAAGCGCTTGCAGAGTTTGCGTCAGCTTCAGGCGCTGCATGACTCCCTGGCCGCCCGGCTCAACAGCCAACGGAAGGCGGAGTTCGAAGAGCGCTATGGCAAGCCGTTCCCCCCTCCTCCGATACCAGGCAATGACGCTATCCAGCCTATAACCAGCGCGGGGGATTTGTTTCAAGAAGGCGTTGCCATGCATCATTGCGTTGGCAGCTACGTTGAACGGGTTTTTGCTGGAAAGTGCTTTATCTATCGTGTGCTGTCTCCTCAAGCAGCGACTCTGGAGCTGCTCATAACCGCGGACGGGAAGCTGCGCCTGGGGCAACTCAAAATTGCCTGCAACGGTCAGCCGACTGAGGACACATTCACGAGCGTGCGCCGGTGGCTCGATGAAGGCGTCGGAAAGATTGCCCGGTAA